The following are from one region of the Takifugu rubripes chromosome 16, fTakRub1.2, whole genome shotgun sequence genome:
- the gpr6 gene encoding G-protein coupled receptor 6 has product MNESLMVNDSSVSPVAGEALSWMDFEAPERNGSLEFSTAPLDFSINPWDIMLCLSGTVIACENAIVVAIIFYTPTLRAPMFVLIGSLATADLLAGMGLILNFVFQYVISSETISLITVGFLVASFTASISSLLAITVDRYLSLYNALTYFSEKTVQYVHLMLLGTWGVSVFLGLLPVLGWNCLDEPASCSIVRPLTRSNVTLLATSFFVIFVLMLTLYFKICKIVCRHAHQIALQQHFFATSHYVATKKGVSTLAIILGTFGASWLPFAIYCLVGEREYPPVYTYATLLPATYNSMINPIIYAYRNTEIQRSIYMLLCGCFQANKAYRSRSPSEV; this is encoded by the coding sequence ATGAATGAGTCCCTGATGGTGAACGACTCCTCTGTGAGCCCCGTGGCTGGAGAAGCTCTCTCATGGATGGACTTTGAAGCTCCAGAGCGCAACGGTAGCTTGGAGTTCTCCACCGCCCCGTTAGATTTCTCCATCAACCCCTGGGACATTATGCTCTGCTTGTCGGGCACCGTCATCGCCTGCGAGAACGCCATAGTAGTGGCGATCATCTTCTACACCCCGACGCTAAGGGCTCCCATGTTTGTGCTGATAGGCAGTCTGGCCACGGCGGACCTGCTGGCCGGGATGGGATTAATCCTGAACTTTGTGTTCCAGTATGTGATCTCCTCTGAGACCATCAGCCTCATCACCGTCGGCTTCCTGGTGGCGTCCTTCACCGCATCCATCAGCAGCCTTCTGGCCATCACGGTGGACCGCTACTTATCCCTCTACAATGCTCTGACTTACTTCTCAGAGAAGACGGTGCAGTACGTCCACCTGATGCTCCTGGGGACGTGGGGGGTGTCTGTGTTTCTGGGCCTGCTGCCGGTGCTGGGCTGGAACTGCCTGGACGAGCCGGCCTCCTGCAGCATCGTCCGCCCTTTGACCCGGAGCAACGTCACGCTCCTGGCCACCTCCTTCTTCGTCATCTTTGTCCTCATGCTGACGCTCTACTTCAAGATCTGCAAGATCGTGTGCCGCCACGCCCACCAGATCGCCCTCCAGCAGCATTTCTTCGCCACGTCGCATTACGTGGCCACGAAAAAGGGCGTCTCCACTCTGGCCATCATCTTGGGGACATTTGGGGCCAGCTGGCTTCCCTTTGCCATCTACTGCCTGGTTGGCGAGCGGGAGTATCCCCCGGTATACACCTACGCCACCCTGCTGCCAGCCACCTACAACTCCATGATCAACCCCATCATCTACGCCTATAGGAACACAGAGATCCAGCGCTCCATCTACATGCTCCTCTGCGGGTGCTTTCAGGCCAACAAGGCGTACCGCTCCAGGTCGCCAAGCGAGGTCTGA